A region of Diospyros lotus cultivar Yz01 chromosome 3, ASM1463336v1, whole genome shotgun sequence DNA encodes the following proteins:
- the LOC127797975 gene encoding putative RING-H2 finger protein ATL21B translates to MATQINKTTTFFIIFFSISISFSFPISATSTALCSATSCHPREVSIRFPFRVANSQPKPCGYPGFDLSCDGTNQTVLELPGSGKFTVQSIDYGTQEIWINDPDNCLPGRLLSLDLSRSPFEGVLDQSFKLFNCSLGHTKYQLNPIACLSGSNYTVFATSSVRGIRVLSSSCEWIATISVPVQLPFYEEVLSSDLSNDLRLTWNKPSCGRCESKGEQCGFKSNASLEIICRNSPQHGIPRIARHAITMGAVILALGLVCFIFGKVKFFGRRTRDGIPEFATTSVVVLPPAATPRLDASTIESFPKVVLGESRRLPNPGCNTCPICLSDYKPGDPLRSMPGCRHYFHADCIGEWLSLNATCPICRKPPERSPTVEDA, encoded by the exons ATGGCCACCCAAATTAATAAAACCACCAccttcttcattatcttcttctccatctccatctccttctccttcccGATCTCGGCCACTAGCACAGCACTTTGTTCGGCCACCTCCTGCCACCCGAGAGAGGTCTCAATCCGGTTCCCTTTCCGAGTGGCAAATAGCCAACCCAAGCCTTGTGGATACCCAGGTTTCGACCTATCCTGCGATGGCACAAACCAGACGGTTCTTGAGCTTCCAGGCTCGGGAAAATTCACTGTCCAATCCATAGACTATGGCACGCAGGAAATATGGATCAATGATCCAGATAACTGCCTCCCCGGCCGCCTTCTTTCCCTAGATCTTTCTCGCTCTCCCTTTGAAGGCGTTCTTGACCAGAGTTTTAAATTGTTTAACTGCTCCTTGGGCCACACCAAGTATCAGCTAAACCCCATAGCTTGCCTTAGTGGCTCTAACTACACAGTTTTTGCTACATCTTCTGTGAGAGGCATTCGAGTGTTGTCGTCGAGCTGTGAATGGATTGCAACCATTTCAGTCCCAGTTCAGTTGCCATTCTACGAAGAGGTTTTGTCTTCGGATCTCAGCAACGATCTTCGGCTAACTTGGAATAAACCCAGCTGCGGGAGGTGCGAGTCGAAGGGGGAGCAGTGTGGGTTCAAGAGCAATGCTAGTCTTGAAATCATCTGCAGAAACTCTCCTCAGCATG GAATTCCTAGGATTGCTCGCCACGCCATTACAATGGGAGCCGTGATACTCGCACTCGGACTCGTCTGTTTCATCTTTGGGAAGGTCAAGTTCTTTGGCAGGAGAACGCGTGACGGAATACCAGAATTCGCAACCACCTCTGTGGTTGTTCTGCCGCCCGCCGCCACACCGCGCCTTGACGCCTCCACAATAGAGTCATTCCCCAAGGTGGTCCTTGGCGAGAGCCGGCGGCTGCCCAATCCCGGCTGCAACACCTGCCCAATATGCTTGTCGGATTACAAGCCGGGGGACCCTCTGAGGAGCATGCCGGGATGCCGGCATTACTTCCATGCTGATTGCATCGGTGAGTGGCTCTCCTTGAATGCCACTTGCCCAATTTGTAGAAAGCCCCCTGAGCGGTCGCCAACAGTTGAGGACGCCTAA
- the LOC127798497 gene encoding spermine synthase-like isoform X2, with the protein MEAGAGSGLECQKIMDGKVNDSKNASDKAIIPSCCLKARASDPELEAICHSTVVSGWFSEPESCSAGKRVYFNNPMWPGEAHSLKVEKMLYKEKSEYQEILVFESSTFGKVLVLDGIVQLTEKDECAYQEMIAHLPLCSIHSPKNVLVVGGGDGGVLREISRHSSVELIDICEIDKMVIDVSKKFFPELAIGFEDPRVQLHIGDASEFLRHAPAGKYDAVIVDSSDPVGPAQELVERPFFETIARALRPGGVLCNMAESMWLHTHLIQDMISICHETFKGSVHYAWASVPTYPSGVIGFLICSTEGPPVDFIHPINPIEKVEGGLKFRRELRFYNSEKVNI; encoded by the exons ATGGAGGCCGGCGCAGGAAGCGGTTTGGAATGCCAGAAGATTATGGATGGGAAGGTGAATGACAGCAAGAATGCTTCAGACAAGGCTATTATCCCTTCGTGCTGCTTGAAAGCTAGGGCTTCAGACCCTGAGCTGGAGGCTATATGCCATTCAACAGTTGTTTCTGGATGGTTCTCAGAACCTGAGTCTTGCTCTG CTGGGAAGCGAGTGTATTTCAACAACCCAATGTGGCCTG GAGAAGCACATTCACTGAAAGTAGAAAAGATGTTGTACAAGGAGAAGTCAGAATATCAAGAGATCCTGGTTTTTGAG TCCTCAACATTCGGGAAAGTGCTTGTGCTTGATGGCATTGTCCAATTGACTGAGAAAGATGAATGTGCCTATCAGGAGATGATAGCTCATCTTCCCCTTTGTTCAATTCATTCCCCCAAAAAT GTTTTGGTTGTAGGTGGTGGTGATGGTGGAGTTCTTAGGGAAATTTCTCGCCATAGTTCTGTTGAACTCATTGATATCTGTGAGATAGATAAGATGGTTATAGAT GTTAGTAAGAAGTTTTTTCCGGAGTTAGCTATTGGCTTTGAGGATCCTCGTGTGCAACTCCATATTGGTGATG CTTCTGAATTTTTAAGGCACGCACCTGCTGGAAAGTATGATGCAGTTATTGTTGATTCATCAGACCCTGTTG GCCCTGCACAAGAACTTGTGGAAAGGCCGTTTTTTGAGACAATAGCTAGAGCGTTAAGGCCGGGGGGTGTTCTGTGTAACATGGCAGAGAGTATGTGGCTTCACACCCATCTTATTCAAGACATGATCTCTATCTGTCATGAAACATTCAAGGGTTCTGTTCATTATGCATGGGCAAGTGTTCCCACATACCCTAG TGGAGTGATTGGATTTCTGATATGCTCAACGGAGGGGCCACCTGTGGATTTTATTCATCCTATCAATCCTATTGAAAAAGTAGAGGGAGGGCTGAAGTTTAGAAGAGAACTAAGGTTTTACAACTCTGAG AAGGTCAACATTTAA
- the LOC127798497 gene encoding spermine synthase-like isoform X1: MEAGAGSGLECQKIMDGKVNDSKNASDKAIIPSCCLKARASDPELEAICHSTVVSGWFSEPESCSAGKRVYFNNPMWPGEAHSLKVEKMLYKEKSEYQEILVFESSTFGKVLVLDGIVQLTEKDECAYQEMIAHLPLCSIHSPKNVLVVGGGDGGVLREISRHSSVELIDICEIDKMVIDVSKKFFPELAIGFEDPRVQLHIGDASEFLRHAPAGKYDAVIVDSSDPVGPAQELVERPFFETIARALRPGGVLCNMAESMWLHTHLIQDMISICHETFKGSVHYAWASVPTYPSGVIGFLICSTEGPPVDFIHPINPIEKVEGGLKFRRELRFYNSEIHRAAFALPSFVKREVALLRDSSTTAQQIF, from the exons ATGGAGGCCGGCGCAGGAAGCGGTTTGGAATGCCAGAAGATTATGGATGGGAAGGTGAATGACAGCAAGAATGCTTCAGACAAGGCTATTATCCCTTCGTGCTGCTTGAAAGCTAGGGCTTCAGACCCTGAGCTGGAGGCTATATGCCATTCAACAGTTGTTTCTGGATGGTTCTCAGAACCTGAGTCTTGCTCTG CTGGGAAGCGAGTGTATTTCAACAACCCAATGTGGCCTG GAGAAGCACATTCACTGAAAGTAGAAAAGATGTTGTACAAGGAGAAGTCAGAATATCAAGAGATCCTGGTTTTTGAG TCCTCAACATTCGGGAAAGTGCTTGTGCTTGATGGCATTGTCCAATTGACTGAGAAAGATGAATGTGCCTATCAGGAGATGATAGCTCATCTTCCCCTTTGTTCAATTCATTCCCCCAAAAAT GTTTTGGTTGTAGGTGGTGGTGATGGTGGAGTTCTTAGGGAAATTTCTCGCCATAGTTCTGTTGAACTCATTGATATCTGTGAGATAGATAAGATGGTTATAGAT GTTAGTAAGAAGTTTTTTCCGGAGTTAGCTATTGGCTTTGAGGATCCTCGTGTGCAACTCCATATTGGTGATG CTTCTGAATTTTTAAGGCACGCACCTGCTGGAAAGTATGATGCAGTTATTGTTGATTCATCAGACCCTGTTG GCCCTGCACAAGAACTTGTGGAAAGGCCGTTTTTTGAGACAATAGCTAGAGCGTTAAGGCCGGGGGGTGTTCTGTGTAACATGGCAGAGAGTATGTGGCTTCACACCCATCTTATTCAAGACATGATCTCTATCTGTCATGAAACATTCAAGGGTTCTGTTCATTATGCATGGGCAAGTGTTCCCACATACCCTAG TGGAGTGATTGGATTTCTGATATGCTCAACGGAGGGGCCACCTGTGGATTTTATTCATCCTATCAATCCTATTGAAAAAGTAGAGGGAGGGCTGAAGTTTAGAAGAGAACTAAGGTTTTACAACTCTGAG ATTCACAGAGCTGCCTTCGCCTTACCGTCATTTGTGAAGAGGGAGGTAGCCCTTCTTCGGGACTCTTCAACCACGGCGCAACAGatattttga
- the LOC127798497 gene encoding spermine synthase-like isoform X3, which translates to MEAGAGSGLECQKIMDGKVNDSKNASDKAIIPSCCLKARASDPELEAICHSTVVSGWFSEPESCSAGKRVYFNNPMWPGEAHSLKVEKMLYKEKSEYQEILVFEVLVVGGGDGGVLREISRHSSVELIDICEIDKMVIDVSKKFFPELAIGFEDPRVQLHIGDASEFLRHAPAGKYDAVIVDSSDPVGPAQELVERPFFETIARALRPGGVLCNMAESMWLHTHLIQDMISICHETFKGSVHYAWASVPTYPSGVIGFLICSTEGPPVDFIHPINPIEKVEGGLKFRRELRFYNSEIHRAAFALPSFVKREVALLRDSSTTAQQIF; encoded by the exons ATGGAGGCCGGCGCAGGAAGCGGTTTGGAATGCCAGAAGATTATGGATGGGAAGGTGAATGACAGCAAGAATGCTTCAGACAAGGCTATTATCCCTTCGTGCTGCTTGAAAGCTAGGGCTTCAGACCCTGAGCTGGAGGCTATATGCCATTCAACAGTTGTTTCTGGATGGTTCTCAGAACCTGAGTCTTGCTCTG CTGGGAAGCGAGTGTATTTCAACAACCCAATGTGGCCTG GAGAAGCACATTCACTGAAAGTAGAAAAGATGTTGTACAAGGAGAAGTCAGAATATCAAGAGATCCTGGTTTTTGAG GTTTTGGTTGTAGGTGGTGGTGATGGTGGAGTTCTTAGGGAAATTTCTCGCCATAGTTCTGTTGAACTCATTGATATCTGTGAGATAGATAAGATGGTTATAGAT GTTAGTAAGAAGTTTTTTCCGGAGTTAGCTATTGGCTTTGAGGATCCTCGTGTGCAACTCCATATTGGTGATG CTTCTGAATTTTTAAGGCACGCACCTGCTGGAAAGTATGATGCAGTTATTGTTGATTCATCAGACCCTGTTG GCCCTGCACAAGAACTTGTGGAAAGGCCGTTTTTTGAGACAATAGCTAGAGCGTTAAGGCCGGGGGGTGTTCTGTGTAACATGGCAGAGAGTATGTGGCTTCACACCCATCTTATTCAAGACATGATCTCTATCTGTCATGAAACATTCAAGGGTTCTGTTCATTATGCATGGGCAAGTGTTCCCACATACCCTAG TGGAGTGATTGGATTTCTGATATGCTCAACGGAGGGGCCACCTGTGGATTTTATTCATCCTATCAATCCTATTGAAAAAGTAGAGGGAGGGCTGAAGTTTAGAAGAGAACTAAGGTTTTACAACTCTGAG ATTCACAGAGCTGCCTTCGCCTTACCGTCATTTGTGAAGAGGGAGGTAGCCCTTCTTCGGGACTCTTCAACCACGGCGCAACAGatattttga